A stretch of Fundicoccus culcitae DNA encodes these proteins:
- the mgtE gene encoding magnesium transporter — MEIFHRSFEENQEVLKQHLQNNRMTRFRTEYLALHYYDQAKLFEVFDEDERAKLYQYLSPSELANIFDQLESQDEHIESYFDEMSNPYAAAVLGEMYADNAVDVLNNIKDREKVNIYMHLMKSDSAREISQLINYLDDTAGSIMTTEFISVEANYTLKEAYQHLKSEAIQAETIYYVYVVDSEKRLVGVISLRDLIINDDNKLVSDVMNTRIISVQVNDNQEEVAKMVQDYDLLALPVVGFDRELLGIITVDDILDVMQEEADSDYSGLAAVNVSQEHETPLSASKSRLPWLITLLFLGMGTSSLISQYESLIESASVLSAFVTLITGTAGNAGTQSLAVAVRKITNKTEDDDFFKSLVFELLTGIITGVIVGVTIAIVAGIWQQNFPLGIVIGISMAAAIIVANLAGALIPKIMTRLGFDPAVASGPFISTLSDLTSVFIYFSIASTFIDLIIK, encoded by the coding sequence ATGGAGATTTTTCACCGCTCATTTGAAGAAAATCAAGAAGTTTTAAAACAGCATTTACAGAATAACCGAATGACACGATTTCGCACAGAGTATTTAGCCTTACATTATTATGACCAAGCGAAATTATTTGAAGTCTTTGATGAAGATGAACGTGCAAAATTATATCAATATCTGTCTCCTTCAGAATTAGCTAATATTTTTGACCAGTTAGAATCACAAGATGAACACATTGAATCGTATTTTGATGAGATGTCTAATCCGTATGCAGCTGCTGTTTTAGGTGAAATGTATGCTGATAATGCGGTTGACGTTTTAAACAACATAAAAGACCGTGAAAAAGTCAATATATACATGCACTTAATGAAGTCTGATAGTGCTCGTGAAATAAGCCAATTGATTAATTATTTGGATGATACAGCTGGATCTATAATGACGACTGAATTTATTTCAGTCGAAGCCAATTATACTTTAAAAGAAGCCTATCAACATTTAAAAAGTGAAGCGATTCAAGCCGAGACCATCTATTATGTTTATGTTGTCGATTCTGAAAAACGCTTAGTTGGGGTTATTTCATTAAGGGATTTAATTATTAATGATGATAATAAACTGGTTAGTGATGTGATGAATACCCGTATCATTTCAGTCCAAGTGAATGATAATCAAGAAGAAGTAGCTAAAATGGTACAAGATTATGATTTATTAGCTTTACCTGTCGTCGGCTTTGACCGTGAGTTATTGGGAATTATTACCGTTGATGATATTTTAGACGTTATGCAAGAAGAAGCCGACAGTGATTATTCGGGGTTAGCGGCTGTTAATGTTAGCCAAGAGCATGAAACGCCGTTATCGGCATCAAAAAGTCGTTTACCTTGGCTAATAACCTTGTTGTTTCTTGGAATGGGGACATCATCTTTAATTAGTCAGTATGAAAGTTTAATTGAATCAGCCAGTGTTTTATCCGCTTTTGTGACGCTTATAACCGGGACGGCGGGTAATGCAGGGACTCAATCCTTAGCGGTGGCTGTTAGGAAAATTACCAATAAAACGGAAGATGACGACTTTTTTAAATCCTTAGTTTTTGAACTTTTAACAGGCATTATTACAGGTGTTATTGTTGGCGTAACGATTGCCATTGTTGCTGGCATTTGGCAACAGAATTTTCCTTTAGGGATTGTCATCGGGATTTCAATGGCAGCTGCGATTATTGTGGCAAATTTAGCTGGTGCACTGATTCCCAAAATTATGACACGTTTAGGATTTGATCCAGCTGTAGCAAGTGGGCCGTTTATATCAACCCTAAGTGACCTTACCTCAGTCTTTATCTATTTTTCAATCGCCTCGACTTTTATCGATTTGATTATAAAATAA
- a CDS encoding NAD kinase — protein MRLVKHLKNAGGLIHEKDIAPDIIVSIGGDGTLLSTFHKYIEFVDRARFIGIHTGHLGFYADWQGYEVQELAQAILESDGESISYPLLNIEIDLIDGTHYNQLALNEFSIRAISGTMVSEIYIKDHFFETFRGDGICVATPTGSTGLNKSLGGAVIHPRLDAIQLTEIASINNRVFRSLGSPMIIPRDEWFELRPHVHSDHKEMIVSIDNMTYSDKIISCVKLSVAQERIHFARFKHTHFWDRVKHSFIGINDNDSMDKNPNNYLK, from the coding sequence ATGCGTTTAGTTAAGCATTTAAAAAATGCTGGGGGGCTCATTCATGAAAAAGATATAGCACCAGACATTATTGTGTCTATTGGCGGTGATGGTACGCTATTATCAACTTTCCATAAGTACATTGAGTTTGTTGATAGAGCCCGCTTTATTGGGATACATACGGGGCATCTTGGTTTTTATGCGGATTGGCAAGGGTATGAAGTGCAAGAATTAGCGCAAGCAATATTGGAATCAGATGGAGAATCGATTAGTTATCCACTATTAAATATTGAGATAGACTTAATTGATGGGACTCATTACAATCAACTGGCTCTCAACGAATTTTCCATTCGTGCAATTAGTGGGACGATGGTCAGTGAGATTTATATCAAAGATCACTTTTTCGAAACTTTTCGAGGCGATGGTATTTGTGTCGCAACACCAACAGGTTCAACCGGCTTAAATAAATCCTTAGGGGGTGCCGTTATCCATCCTCGTTTAGATGCTATTCAATTGACTGAAATTGCATCCATCAATAATCGCGTTTTCCGATCATTAGGTTCACCCATGATTATCCCGCGGGATGAATGGTTTGAGTTACGTCCCCATGTTCACTCGGATCATAAAGAGATGATTGTTAGTATCGATAATATGACGTATTCAGATAAAATAATTAGTTGCGTCAAATTGAGTGTTGCTCAGGAGCGAATTCATTTCGCTAGATTTAAACATACCCATTTTTGGGATCGGGTAAAACATTCCTTCATTGGGATTAATGACAATGATTCAATGGATAAAAATCCAAATAATTATTTAAAATAA
- a CDS encoding DivIVA domain-containing protein has protein sequence MNQSQNLSISLFGYNRQQVDLLVQQQKDRLARLESQQEENQQRITDLESQLAYYQEIEKDLTDGVLDARKAGNKIVAESNDAAENLINQTNQQVSQYKEDVAHYSRQLTASGTSLKHQLNEMKMEMENILRQYQTMIEATDFDRLFPEEKMEQFSSQIDEYMNDDLTSNRSGSRLKWQDSSNMTDEEKKELERLIHEVIANESKPGSSTEETTENVKTDKLVRLVSNKMN, from the coding sequence ATGAATCAATCGCAGAATTTGAGCATAAGTTTGTTTGGTTATAATCGTCAACAAGTCGATTTACTTGTACAACAACAAAAAGACCGATTAGCTCGTTTAGAATCACAGCAAGAAGAAAATCAGCAACGCATTACCGACCTAGAGTCTCAGTTAGCCTATTATCAAGAAATAGAAAAGGATTTAACGGATGGCGTTCTTGATGCACGTAAAGCAGGAAATAAGATTGTGGCAGAATCAAATGATGCTGCTGAAAATTTAATTAACCAAACGAATCAACAAGTTTCACAATATAAAGAAGATGTTGCTCACTATAGTAGACAATTAACAGCCAGTGGGACATCCTTAAAACATCAATTAAATGAAATGAAAATGGAAATGGAAAATATTCTGCGACAATATCAAACAATGATTGAAGCAACGGATTTTGATCGATTATTTCCTGAAGAAAAAATGGAACAATTCAGTTCGCAAATTGATGAATATATGAACGATGATTTAACTTCGAATCGAAGTGGGTCAAGATTAAAATGGCAAGACAGCAGCAATATGACGGATGAAGAGAAAAAAGAATTAGAACGCTTAATTCATGAAGTTATTGCTAATGAAAGCAAACCGGGGTCTTCTACAGAAGAAACTACGGAAAATGTAAAGACAGATAAACTTGTCCGTTTAGTTAGTAATAAAATGAATTAA
- a CDS encoding FAD-dependent oxidoreductase: MKVVVIGCTHAGTSAVKTILNENPDANVVVYERNDNISFLSCGIALYVGGTVKDPQGLFYSNPEELAELGAEVHMEHDVTKVDVENKKVYVTNLQDQSTFEESYDKLVLTTGSWPIIPPLGGLDLDNVLLCKNYNQAKEIFTRQHDAEKVVIIGGGYIGIELVEAFAEQGKQVTLIDGLDRILNKYLDPEFTDVLEDDLRSKGIKVELNQMCQRFEGENGKVTKVVTSGGEYEADMVILCVGFRPNTELVKGQVDMLPNGAILIDDYMKTSAPDVFAAGDSCAVNYNPNGGHAYIPLATNAVRMGTLVGKNINGDKVRYRGTQSTSGLYLFGWNIGSTGVNDASAKVMGLETRSVYVEDFYRPEFMPENEKIYMKLVYEVGTNRIVGGQIMSKYDATASANTLSLAIQNKMTIEDLAYVDFFFQPVFDRPWNYLNILAQAAVEQERKISLQETANV, translated from the coding sequence ATGAAAGTTGTAGTAATTGGTTGTACTCACGCAGGAACATCTGCTGTAAAAACGATTTTAAATGAAAATCCTGACGCTAATGTTGTCGTATATGAGAGAAATGATAATATCTCATTCTTATCATGTGGTATTGCTCTATATGTTGGAGGAACCGTTAAAGACCCTCAAGGGCTATTTTACTCAAATCCGGAAGAGTTGGCTGAATTAGGTGCTGAAGTCCATATGGAACATGATGTGACTAAAGTAGATGTTGAAAACAAAAAAGTTTATGTAACAAATCTACAAGATCAATCAACTTTCGAAGAATCTTATGATAAATTAGTTCTAACTACAGGTTCATGGCCAATCATTCCTCCACTTGGTGGACTTGACTTAGACAATGTTTTATTATGTAAAAACTATAATCAAGCTAAAGAAATCTTCACACGCCAACATGATGCTGAAAAAGTTGTTATTATTGGTGGGGGATATATCGGTATTGAATTAGTTGAGGCATTCGCAGAACAAGGTAAACAAGTAACTTTAATTGATGGTTTAGATCGTATTTTAAATAAATACCTTGACCCAGAATTTACAGATGTTTTAGAAGATGATTTGCGTTCAAAAGGTATTAAAGTAGAATTAAATCAAATGTGTCAACGCTTTGAAGGTGAAAATGGTAAAGTAACGAAAGTGGTTACTTCTGGTGGCGAATATGAAGCTGATATGGTTATTTTATGTGTTGGTTTCCGTCCAAATACGGAACTTGTAAAAGGTCAAGTTGATATGTTACCAAATGGCGCGATTCTAATTGATGATTATATGAAAACTTCAGCACCTGATGTATTTGCAGCTGGTGATAGCTGTGCCGTAAATTATAATCCAAATGGTGGACATGCCTATATTCCTTTAGCAACAAACGCTGTTAGAATGGGAACCCTTGTTGGTAAAAACATTAATGGTGATAAAGTACGTTATCGTGGTACGCAATCGACATCTGGATTATATTTATTTGGATGGAATATCGGTTCAACCGGCGTTAACGATGCAAGTGCTAAAGTAATGGGACTTGAAACACGTTCAGTTTATGTGGAAGATTTTTATCGTCCTGAATTTATGCCTGAAAATGAAAAAATCTATATGAAACTAGTTTATGAAGTAGGAACTAACCGCATTGTCGGTGGACAAATCATGTCTAAATACGATGCAACTGCTTCTGCTAATACATTATCATTAGCGATTCAAAACAAAATGACCATTGAAGATTTAGCTTATGTTGATTTCTTCTTCCAACCTGTATTTGATCGTCCTTGGAACTACTTAAATATTCTTGCTCAAGCTGCTGTTGAACAAGAAAGAAAAATTAGTTTACAAGAAACAGCCAATGTCTAA
- a CDS encoding prephenate dehydratase: MRIGYQGVPGAYSEMALQKYFSEIASNQIEAIEYDKFSTLIQAVANKALDYAVVPIENSTTGLISRTMDLFRYQPITAVGELLQPVQHVLWGIKGSQVEQLKVVYSHPEALAQSQNFFEQHPFISSQAFEDTAKAAQWVAQQNDPTIAALASQRAGELYDLIPLKEAIQTEQTNTTRFFIIRHQEFANQDGNRLIAYFETRHQPGALLKILQTFDLFNCNLEGLNARPIPGQPFSYGFFIEVNIEHAKASLSLLKEVLNQAAEYVQLIGRFD; encoded by the coding sequence ATGAGAATAGGTTATCAAGGCGTTCCAGGTGCTTATAGTGAAATGGCTTTACAAAAATATTTTTCAGAAATAGCAAGTAATCAAATAGAAGCCATAGAATATGATAAATTTTCAACCTTAATTCAAGCGGTAGCGAATAAAGCCTTAGATTATGCGGTAGTACCAATTGAAAATTCTACGACGGGTTTGATTTCTAGAACGATGGATTTATTTAGGTATCAACCGATAACTGCTGTTGGAGAATTGTTGCAACCCGTTCAACATGTATTATGGGGTATTAAGGGTAGTCAAGTCGAACAACTTAAGGTAGTCTACTCCCATCCAGAAGCCTTAGCTCAAAGCCAAAACTTTTTTGAGCAACATCCTTTTATTAGTAGTCAAGCATTTGAAGACACCGCAAAAGCAGCACAGTGGGTTGCTCAACAAAATGACCCAACGATAGCAGCCTTGGCAAGTCAAAGAGCTGGCGAATTATATGACTTAATCCCTTTAAAAGAAGCTATCCAAACCGAACAAACGAATACGACCCGTTTTTTTATTATTCGACACCAAGAATTTGCTAATCAAGATGGTAATCGCTTAATTGCTTATTTTGAAACACGTCATCAACCAGGTGCTCTATTAAAGATTTTACAAACTTTTGACTTATTCAATTGTAATTTGGAAGGTTTAAATGCTCGTCCCATACCAGGTCAACCGTTTAGTTATGGTTTTTTCATAGAAGTGAATATTGAACATGCAAAAGCTTCATTATCGCTTTTGAAAGAAGTATTAAACCAAGCAGCTGAATATGTCCAATTAATAGGTCGATTTGATTAG
- a CDS encoding GTP pyrophosphokinase: MIEDNFIDDWTSFLAPYEQAVAELKLKLKMMRDEFQTKHRHTPIEFVTGRVKTPASILEKMEVRNIKPEDFLIGVQDIAGIRIMCQFVEDIYEVAELLKRRQDFKVLLIRDYIKHHKPSGYRSYHMVLEYPVHRLTGVETVIVEVQIRTLAMNFWATIEHSLNYKYSGVYPEEILWRLQRASEAAFQLDEEMSEIRDEIREAIQYFEN; the protein is encoded by the coding sequence ATGATCGAAGATAATTTTATTGATGATTGGACGAGCTTTTTAGCACCCTATGAACAAGCCGTTGCAGAATTAAAGCTAAAACTTAAGATGATGCGTGATGAGTTCCAAACCAAGCATCGACATACACCCATAGAATTTGTCACTGGACGTGTTAAAACACCGGCTAGTATTCTTGAAAAAATGGAAGTGCGTAATATTAAACCTGAAGATTTTTTGATTGGTGTCCAGGATATCGCAGGTATACGCATTATGTGTCAATTTGTGGAGGATATTTATGAAGTAGCTGAATTGTTAAAAAGACGGCAAGATTTTAAAGTTTTATTGATTCGAGACTATATTAAACACCATAAACCTAGTGGCTATCGCTCCTATCATATGGTCTTAGAATATCCAGTCCATCGTTTGACTGGCGTTGAAACGGTCATTGTGGAAGTTCAAATTAGAACGTTAGCGATGAATTTTTGGGCTACAATTGAACATTCATTAAATTACAAATATAGTGGAGTTTATCCAGAAGAAATCCTTTGGCGATTACAAAGAGCTTCTGAAGCAGCGTTTCAATTAGATGAAGAAATGTCTGAGATACGTGATGAAATACGTGAAGCGATTCAATATTTTGAAAATTAG
- a CDS encoding CYTH domain-containing protein, with protein MSRSIEKEIKIMLSHENFQKLINHFQFNDINPLKQTNTYYDTKDASLKQLQTALRLRVFKDSSEWTLKQTQANLTSLEITKMIASVQEAPTTLTPEFIGLEICAFLEEMSIDINRLKPTYEMTTYRWNQPVEYGLFAIDQTTYFDQTDYELELETDNLENGQKQIKILLNKLDIPYVAAAKKIARVSQYAQKVSESN; from the coding sequence ATGAGTAGATCAATTGAAAAAGAAATTAAAATAATGCTCAGTCACGAAAATTTTCAAAAATTAATTAATCATTTTCAATTTAATGACATTAATCCTCTTAAACAAACTAACACTTATTATGATACTAAGGATGCCTCCTTGAAACAACTGCAAACGGCTTTAAGACTGCGAGTATTCAAAGATTCTAGTGAATGGACCCTGAAACAAACACAAGCCAATTTAACATCCCTTGAAATTACTAAAATGATTGCATCTGTCCAAGAGGCGCCTACTACCCTTACGCCTGAATTCATTGGTTTAGAAATATGTGCGTTTTTAGAGGAAATGTCTATCGACATCAACCGTTTAAAACCTACCTATGAAATGACTACTTATAGATGGAATCAGCCCGTTGAATATGGACTTTTCGCGATCGATCAAACAACTTATTTTGATCAAACAGATTACGAATTAGAGTTAGAAACCGATAATCTTGAGAATGGTCAAAAGCAAATAAAAATATTATTAAATAAACTAGACATTCCCTATGTAGCAGCAGCAAAGAAAATTGCACGTGTATCCCAATACGCCCAAAAAGTTTCTGAGTCAAATTGA
- a CDS encoding GNAT family N-acetyltransferase: protein MKIKWQFGDEGPIIKDAHALREKVFIKEQNVTEAEEIDGYDSQCWHIVCYLDDEAVATARVSFLSDTQLKIQRVCVDSSKRGLSIGQQMLAEIERWAKEKQVAALVLSSQDHVIPFYEKSGYVISNPQGYLDARIPHHDMQKRLDIS, encoded by the coding sequence ATGAAAATAAAATGGCAATTTGGGGATGAGGGACCAATTATTAAGGACGCTCATGCTTTACGTGAAAAAGTTTTTATAAAAGAACAAAATGTGACGGAAGCTGAAGAAATCGATGGCTACGATAGTCAATGTTGGCATATTGTTTGTTACCTAGATGATGAAGCCGTGGCAACAGCTCGAGTATCTTTTTTATCTGACACACAATTAAAGATTCAAAGAGTATGCGTTGATTCAAGCAAACGAGGCTTATCGATTGGCCAACAAATGTTAGCTGAAATAGAAAGATGGGCTAAAGAGAAACAGGTTGCCGCGTTAGTTTTATCATCTCAAGACCATGTCATCCCTTTTTATGAAAAATCAGGTTACGTGATTAGTAATCCCCAAGGGTATTTGGATGCACGTATTCCACACCATGATATGCAAAAAAGATTAGATATCAGCTAG
- a CDS encoding thioredoxin family protein encodes MKLVKSLGIIFISALVLTACGNNSEEQGLIDTIQETVSSTSRLDASITIDESAAFLSMEASEKESVYESLDAIIMDTEMIHNIADYSMISEIESEAAYLDFISTTDESPKVIYLGFNECPYCVVFTPKINQLAEEIDVPIYFYNTQTRQNDDNFVDAMSNYNVSTVPHAFIVDKGKPIQFINHKSSMEAIEAFFQYAKSLQ; translated from the coding sequence ATGAAATTAGTAAAATCATTAGGGATAATATTTATCAGTGCTCTAGTCCTAACAGCTTGTGGTAATAACAGTGAAGAACAAGGTCTAATCGATACTATTCAAGAAACGGTAAGTTCAACTTCGCGACTAGATGCTAGTATAACCATTGACGAGTCAGCTGCCTTTCTCTCCATGGAAGCTTCAGAAAAAGAAAGTGTCTATGAATCATTAGATGCGATTATTATGGATACCGAAATGATTCATAATATAGCCGATTATTCCATGATAAGTGAAATTGAATCAGAAGCAGCCTATTTAGACTTTATTTCAACGACCGATGAATCACCCAAAGTTATTTATTTGGGGTTTAATGAGTGTCCGTATTGTGTTGTATTTACGCCCAAAATAAATCAATTAGCCGAAGAAATCGATGTGCCAATCTACTTTTATAATACACAAACGAGACAAAATGATGATAATTTTGTAGATGCCATGTCAAATTATAATGTTTCTACGGTACCTCATGCATTTATCGTTGATAAAGGGAAACCCATTCAGTTCATTAATCATAAAAGCAGTATGGAAGCAATTGAAGCCTTTTTTCAATATGCTAAATCGTTACAATAA
- a CDS encoding DsbA family protein has product MLTNYQIDYRTNGQPKMFEFYLFVNPLGRKSYFSEQEVNATIEMISSKVDLHIVCFHKQRIVTDYIKQLNLDLTDLNTRNHIYRIVYHASLAAKAASMQGKRKGRLFLMKMQQRIDNQIDRYNEDFIKQIAKEVGLDVDVFMEDINSDYVRELYINDQKIATSMNVQKTPSLVIFEPISSNIGYMIEDDLITREAVISQLDEIVAEEVESSHNRKKKHIRLL; this is encoded by the coding sequence GTGTTAACGAACTATCAAATAGATTATCGGACAAATGGACAACCTAAAATGTTCGAATTCTACTTATTTGTAAATCCATTAGGTCGAAAATCTTATTTTAGTGAACAAGAAGTCAATGCCACGATTGAGATGATTTCATCAAAAGTAGACTTACATATTGTGTGCTTCCATAAGCAAAGAATCGTCACCGATTATATCAAGCAATTAAATTTGGATTTAACTGATTTAAATACGAGAAATCATATTTATCGCATTGTCTATCATGCCTCATTAGCTGCTAAAGCCGCTAGCATGCAAGGCAAAAGAAAAGGTCGTTTGTTTTTAATGAAAATGCAACAACGTATCGATAATCAAATTGATCGATACAATGAAGACTTTATCAAGCAAATAGCCAAAGAAGTTGGCCTTGATGTTGATGTTTTTATGGAAGATATTAATTCGGATTATGTTCGTGAATTGTATATTAATGATCAAAAAATTGCCACAAGTATGAATGTTCAAAAAACACCTTCATTAGTCATTTTTGAACCTATCTCATCCAATATCGGTTATATGATTGAAGATGATTTAATAACGAGAGAAGCTGTGATTTCACAATTAGATGAAATAGTCGCTGAAGAAGTAGAAAGTTCACATAATCGAAAGAAAAAACACATCCGATTATTATAA
- a CDS encoding prephenate dehydrogenase, translating into MNIGIIGLGVVGGSFAKAIRAHLNPSHKIMAIDIDEKTIEQALSEGIIDYGETTNQTILQQADLVIIALYPAALINFMQTNNHLFKKGAIVTETTGIKTDMIKALKDLIPDTIDFIFGHPMAGRENRGLDYASAEVFQGSNYLITPTENNQQETINWYASFVEAIGFKRVTFVTADQHDEMIAYTSQLAHIIAVSLINSDLENRNTALFIGDSYRDLTRIAKLNEDLWTELFLANKEELLKAINRFEIKVQDMKEAITNDDRLKMKGYFVESTQRRLKLEHEDSKFTQDSM; encoded by the coding sequence ATGAATATTGGAATTATTGGATTAGGTGTTGTGGGAGGATCGTTTGCTAAAGCAATCCGTGCACACTTAAATCCTTCACATAAGATTATGGCAATTGATATTGATGAAAAGACGATTGAACAAGCTTTGTCAGAAGGAATCATTGATTATGGTGAAACAACTAATCAAACTATTTTACAGCAAGCCGATTTAGTCATTATTGCTTTATATCCGGCGGCTTTGATAAATTTTATGCAAACTAACAATCATTTATTTAAAAAGGGTGCTATCGTAACCGAAACAACCGGTATAAAAACAGACATGATTAAAGCACTAAAAGATTTAATTCCCGATACGATTGATTTTATTTTTGGGCATCCTATGGCTGGACGCGAAAATAGGGGACTCGATTATGCCTCAGCTGAAGTTTTTCAAGGCTCAAACTATTTAATTACGCCAACCGAAAATAACCAACAAGAAACAATCAATTGGTATGCGTCATTTGTGGAAGCTATTGGATTTAAAAGAGTAACCTTTGTAACGGCTGATCAACACGATGAAATGATTGCTTATACAAGTCAATTGGCACACATCATTGCGGTTTCCCTAATAAATAGTGATTTAGAAAATCGTAATACAGCCTTATTTATCGGTGATAGTTATCGTGACTTAACTCGGATTGCAAAATTAAATGAAGATTTATGGACTGAATTATTTTTAGCTAACAAAGAAGAATTACTTAAAGCGATCAATCGTTTTGAAATCAAAGTCCAAGATATGAAAGAAGCGATTACTAACGATGATCGTCTGAAAATGAAGGGGTATTTTGTTGAATCGACTCAACGACGGTTGAAGCTAGAACATGAAGATAGTAAATTCACACAAGATTCAATGTAA
- a CDS encoding RluA family pseudouridine synthase: MEFIFNYQFKQSMLVKQYLQRLELPRSFISNIKQTGSILLNGQPVTVRKVINYGDELVLLQAPERGHDTVIPSFIPLDIVYEDRDILVINKAAQTVSIPSIQNPNTSVANRVKGYYLKQSYDDQVIHIVTRLDRDTTGLMLIAKHRLAHALLDRQIRDKQIAKYYYAISSKANWDKHGVINAPIARDSQSLITRKVDESGKEALTEFHLVQSFSDSALLKLQLHTGRTHQIRVHLAYSGGPLIGDDLYGGPLTEVLSRQALHCGELIFEQPFTKQTIHLTSSLPLDMQQWISTRNAENASKLT; this comes from the coding sequence GTGGAATTTATTTTTAATTATCAATTTAAGCAATCTATGTTAGTCAAACAATATTTGCAACGTTTAGAACTTCCAAGAAGTTTTATTTCAAATATTAAGCAAACGGGCTCTATTTTATTAAATGGTCAACCGGTTACTGTCCGTAAGGTAATTAATTATGGGGATGAATTGGTGTTGTTACAAGCTCCAGAAAGAGGACACGATACGGTTATCCCGTCTTTTATTCCGTTAGATATTGTCTACGAGGATCGGGATATTTTAGTGATTAATAAAGCAGCACAAACAGTGTCTATTCCTTCAATTCAAAATCCAAATACTTCAGTGGCCAATCGAGTCAAGGGGTATTATCTTAAACAGTCTTACGATGATCAGGTGATTCATATTGTAACGCGTTTAGATCGTGATACGACGGGTTTAATGTTAATTGCTAAACATCGTTTAGCCCACGCACTCCTTGATCGACAAATACGTGATAAACAAATCGCTAAATATTATTACGCTATTTCGTCCAAAGCTAATTGGGACAAACATGGAGTGATTAACGCACCGATTGCTCGTGATTCGCAATCACTGATTACACGTAAAGTGGATGAATCAGGCAAAGAAGCGTTAACCGAATTTCACTTAGTGCAATCTTTTAGTGATAGTGCCTTATTAAAATTACAATTACATACTGGCAGGACGCATCAAATTAGAGTCCATTTGGCCTATAGTGGGGGACCTCTAATTGGTGATGACTTATATGGGGGACCTTTGACGGAGGTTTTATCTCGGCAAGCATTGCATTGTGGTGAATTAATATTTGAGCAACCATTTACTAAACAAACGATTCATTTGACAAGTTCCTTGCCGTTAGATATGCAGCAATGGATTTCAACTAGAAACGCTGAAAATGCTAGTAAATTAACTTAG